From the Halobacterium zhouii genome, the window GATCGGAATCGGCGTAATCCAGTGGTACTGGCCGGCCGCAATCTTCCCGGCATTCTCGAACGAGGACGTGACGCCGGGCGCTCGCGGATTCGCGGTGGCGTGGCTGCTGGTCGGGGCGGTACTCGGGTACGTCTTCGTTCCCGGACTCGGCGCGTTCAGCGGGTGGTTCGTGCCCGGGTTCGTCCTCGTGGTCGTGGGCCTGCTTCAGGCGGCCTGGCCGGCGTGGTCACCGCCCGCGGGAATCGTCACGGAGCGACAGTACGGCACCTCTCTGGCCGGACTCGGGGTCGCCGTGCTGGTGTTCGGCCTGCTCTAGAGCGGCGTGCCCTGGCCGTCCCCCTCGGCCTGCGTGGCGGCCTGCTCGCGCATTGCCTGAACCTCCTCGACGTAGTCGTAGCCCGGGATGATTCCCTGGAACCACGTCCCTTCGACGTAGTTCACGAGCGCGAGCGCGTCGTCTGCCGCCGTGTCGTCATCCCCGGACACGCGCGTTTCGACAGTCACCTCGTCGGTGCCACGCTCGACATCCGGCGCGGCGACGTCGTCGGCGATCGCGACGCCGGGGGCGTCCTCGACCCGGCGCTCGAACGTCTCGTACCAGCCGTCCTCGACGACGTCCGCGACGGGTTCAGTGGTCGCCGCGTCCAGCGTCGGCAGCGTCACCGTGACGGACACCGCGTCGTCCCGGAGTGCCACGGTCGCCTCGAAGTCGTTCGTCGTCGGCGCAAATCCGTCATCTGTGCGCTCGAAGTGCCGGTGGTCCTCGAACGCCGCCTCGGCGTCACTCATTACTCCACCGAACGACGCGCGAGCAGTTGTGCGTTGCGCTCCGGCGCGTCACTCCCTCACGCGACCGTTCCGGTGGTCGTAAGTACCGCTGGCGCACAGCTACCGCCAACCCGGGCGATGGCGTCCGCCCACCCCAACCGCCGGACACGCCGGCTGATGACGCCTTCTCACAGCCATGTCCAGAGATTCACTCCGCGCGCTCGAGGTGCTCGCGCTCGTCGGCGTCGGCGGGTTCGCCGGCGCGAACCTCCGGTACGCCGTCGCTTCGCATTCGCTCGCGACGAACCTCGTCCTCGCTACGCTCGGCCGAGACGCCGTCTCGCTCGCCGCACGCGGCCTGCTCGGCACGCTCGCCGTGAACGCGGTCGGGAGTCTCGCGCTCGGCTTTCTGGTCTACGAGGCCGTCGGCGACAGCGTCCTCTCTGAGGGCTCCCGGACCGTGCTCGCGACAGGCTTCCTCTCCTCGTTCACCACGTACAGCACGTTCGCCGTGCAGACCGCCGGCGTCTCGCCGCCACTGATGGTGGCGAACGTCGCCGCGAACTACCTGCTCGGGTTCGCTGGCGTCGTCGCGGGGCGAGCGCTCGCCACGCGCTACGGAGGTGGCGCGTGATGGACCTCCCGCTCGCTCCCGCGCATCTCGTCGGCACGGGCGGTGCAATCGGCGCCGTTCTCCGGTACGGAGTCGGCGAATTCGTCGACGTCGAGGGCTACCCGGCGGGCACGCTCGTCGTGAACGTCCTCGGAACGTTCGCGCTCGCGCTCCTCACGTTCGCGAACGCCGGCGCCGACGCGATGCTCCTGCTCGGCACCGGCGTCTGCGGGTCGTTCACCACGTTCTCCTCGTTCAGCGTCGACGTGGTCGGCCTCGCCGAGAACGAGCGGTACGCGGCCGCCGCGTTCCACGCGCTCGGGAATTTGATGGGTGCGGCGGTAGCGATTGGGCTGGCGTGGCTGCTGGCCGGGTGACGCTACTCCCGGAGTGGCTTCCGCATGCAAGTCGCGGTCGACGGGCAGACGTCCGTGAACTGGCTGGTCTGACGGAGTTCTCGGGGCGCGCGCTCCCGGTCGACCGCCTCGTAGCCGCGCGTCCGGAAGAACCCTGCCGCTGACGTGGTCAGCAGGTAGAGCTCGTCGACCCCGTTCTCCCTGGCGTGGCCCTCCAGAGCGTCACAGAGCGCGGTTCCGTAGCCCCGTCCTCGCACCGAGTCAGCGACGACGAGCGACCGGAGGAGCGCGCTCGACGCGCGTGGTTCGAGCGCGCCAGCACCGACGACGTCGCCGCCGTCGACGGCGACGAGGAGAGACGCCTCGTTCGGTTGCAGGTCGCGGTGCGGGAGGTCGTTCGCGTTCAGCAGCGCGACCACGCGGTCGTGGTCTTCGGGTTCCGCAGCTCGAACGGTCGGTACGTCGGCGGTCACGCCGGCTGACACCCGTCACTGTTCGAGGGGTGCGCGACGGTGATGCGGACGCGGCCGGCGACGTCGAACGCGAACCCCTGGCACTCGTTGAAACACTCGACAAGCGTCGCGGTGCGGCGCGCACTGACGGCCAGCGCGCCGAGGGACGCGACGACGGCGGCGCCCGCGAGCGGGTTGCTCGCGGTGAACAGCGAGAGAGGAACGGCTGCCATCACGGCGTACACCGCGAGGACGCCGCGCCAGGTGGGTTGGTCGACGAGCGGTCCGTTTCGGGGGGTGGATGGGGGTTCGTGCATGGTAGGTTGGTCGTATCGTGGTCGCTCAGCGGTGGCTGTCGTCGGGCCCGTCACGCCGACGGCTTCTCGGCCTCGATGGTCGCGGAGACGACGTATTCGCTCAGGTCGCGTTCGGCGTCCCACTCGCGGATGAACGACTCGCTGTCGTCCTTCGGCTCGATGACGACACCCTCGAATCCGGCGTCCGCGAGCATCGCCTCGAGGTCGGGAATCGGTGACGCGCCCGCGACGCACGCGGCGACTGATTCGGGGTCGGCGCGCACGTCGTCCGGGAGGTCCGCGGTCAACACGACGTCCGAGATGGCGAGGCGGCCACCCGGGCGGAGAGCGCGGTATGCCTCCCGGAACACCCGCGGCTTGTCCGGCGAGAGGTTGACGACGCAGTTCGAGATGACGACGTCCACGGTCTCGTCGGCGACCGGGAGGTGTTCGATCTCGCCGAGGCGGAACTCGACGTTTCCGGCGTCGTTCTCCGCAGCGTTCTCGCGGGCTTTCTCGACCATCTCCGGCGTCATGTCGACGCCGACGACGGACCCTTCGACCCCGACTTCGCGTCCCGCGAGGAAGCAATCGAATCCGCCACCAGACCCCAGGTCGAGGACGTCGTCGCCGGCGTTCATGCTCGCGAGCGCCGTCGGATTCCCGCAGCCGAGGCCGAGGTTCGCGCCGGCCTCGACGGCGTCGACGTCGTCGTCCGAGTACCCGAGGTCTCGCGCGCGGTCGTCGGGCGCGTCCGCTGTCGACGGTGCGTCTGCGGTGCCGCCGCAGCACGACGAGGATTCGCTGGCGATGCTGCCGTAGCGCTCGCGGACGGCCGCTCGCTGTTCGGCCGGGTCGATGCTCGCGCTGTCGTCGGTGGTACGGGTGTCGTCAGTCATCGTCGAGTTCCCTCGTACTGTCGAGAACCGACAGGATGCGTTCGGCGCGCGCGGTCGCGGTGTAGTACCGCCACCGCCCCTCTTTCCGCCGCTCCACCAGTCCGGCACTGAAGAGCCGCGAGAGCGCTTGGCTGACGGCACTCTGACTCACACCGAGCGCCGGCTCGATCTCACAGACGCAGACGTCGTCCTCGGCATCCGCGATGAGACGCAGCGCCTCGTAGCGCGTATCGTTGCCGAGCGTCGCGAGCGTCTCGACGTCCGCCGCGAGCGCGTCCTCCGTCAGGGAGTGGCTTGCTGGCTGGCAGCAGCCCGCCGCTGGGCCGCTGGCGCTGGCCGACTCCGTTTCGCTCTCTTGCTGACCCATCTTAGCAATTACTAATATTAGCAGCCACTAATATAGTTGTTCGGGTGGTGACGGCTATGGCCTGTATTCGAGGAATACGTACGGAACACGTTCTGAAATCCCGGATAAGCTAGAGGAAATTCGACAGAGCGTTGGCAATATCAGAAGGTGAACCAGCCGACCGCGGCTTCCGTTCGCGGCGCGAGCGGTTCGCTAGAACCCGAGCGCTGCGATTCACTTCGCGAACGAGCATCGCGAGTGAGCGGAGGCCGAGGAGTGACTACCGCGCCCGCAGGGCGCGACAGGAGCGACGCTGTGCTTTTAGCGTAGCTTTTGCCAGCGAAGGAGCGAAGCGACTGAGCGCAGCAAAAGGTACGTGCGAGGGGTGGGATTCGAACCCACGAACCCCTACGGGAGCGGGTCTTAAGCCCGCCGCCTTTGGCCGCTCGGCCACCCTCGCATCCGTCTGTGCGCCCCGGGGAGAGAAGTCGGTTACGGTGTCAGTGGCGGTGGTCGTAGAGCGCGGTGGCAGCGCCGAACCCGAGACTGGCGGCGAGGAGCGCCGCGCGGTTGCGGAGCGTCCACGTCGTGCCGAGCACCGGGGTTGCGACGGCGAGAAGAGCGAGGAAGGCGAGCGCGGTGACGAGGAGGCAGAGGTAGAGCGCGCGCACGCTACCAGTCGACGGAGAGCGTGCCGTCGCCGTGGGGGTCGGGCGCAATCTCTTCGTCGGTGCGGCGGTCGACGACGTGGATGACGCCGTCGCCCTTCTTCGCGGGGCAGGCGTCGGCAGCGGCGACGTTGTGCTCGAGGTCGTCCTCGCTGAAGAAGTACGAGACGGGTTTCGCCATGCCGGAGGTGACGTCCATCTCCCAGTTGGTGGAGACCTCCGCGCACTTGCCCGCCCCGAAGCACTTGTTCGCCTCGAAGATGACCTTGTAGGGCTTCTCGTCGACGGGTGGCGCGTCGGCTTCGCCGAACTGGCTCGGGTCGACCGCGTCGTCGGCATCGGCCATGGGCGGGGTTGGAACCGGCGGCAGTTAAGCGGCGCTGTTCGGGAAGTGGAGACGGCCGGCGTTCAGTCGTGAATCTCGACGGATTCGAGCACGACGTCCGACTTCGGCTGGTCGTTTCGGTCGGTGTCGACGTCGCCGATCGCTTCGACGACGTCCATGCCCTCGGTGACCTTCCCGAAGACGGCGTGGCGGTCGTCGAGGTGGGGCTGGGCGTCGAGGGTGATGAAGAACTGGCTGCCGTTCGTGTCCGGGCCGGAGTTCGCCATCGAGAGGACGCCAGCGTCGTCGTGGCGCAGGTCGTCGTGGAACTCGTCGTCGAACTGGTAGCCGGGGCCGCCGCGACCCGTCTCCGTCGGGTCGCCACCCTGAATCATGAAGCCCTCGATGACGCGGTGGAACTGCACGTCGTTGTACAGCGCGTCGCCGCGCGTCTCGCCGCTATCGGGGTCTTCCCACGTCGTGGTGTCGGGTGCCGGGTCGGCGTCGGCCGCGGGGTCGTGTTCCGCGAGGTTGACGAAGTTCTCGACTGTCCTCGGCGCCTTCTCGTCGTACAGTTCGATCTCGATGTCGCCTTCGCTCGTGTGCAGGGTTGCGTCGGTGGTCATACGTGGCGGAGAAACGCAAGCCTCGCGGATAACGCTACCTACTCGATGCGCTCCACGGGCGGCGAAAGACGGTCTCGGAGCGCCGCCCTTCAGAACGACTGGAGGTCCGCGAGCACGTCCTCGGCGGAGCCGTCGGCGATGGCGTCGCGCGCGAGGTCGAGGCCTTCCCGGATGGAGTCGGCGTCCTCGCGGGCGTAGATACGGAGGGCAGCGTTGAGTGCTACGGCGTCCGCGAACTGGTCGTCGCGCTCGCCGGCGAGCACTTCGGTCGTGATGGTCGCCGAGTCAGCGGCGACGTCCTCAACGGCGAGGTCGTCGCTCTCGAAGTCCATGCCGTGCTCCGGCGTCTCCACGGTGAAGTCCTCCAGTTCGTCGCCCTCGCTCCACTCCGCGACTGTCGTGGAGCCGGGACGCACGTCGTCGTAGCCCTCCATCCCCTGGAACATGAGCACGCGAGAGAAGCCCGCGCGCTCGCTCTCCTGGACGGTGTCGACGATTTTCTTGGCGAACGCGAGGTGGTAGAAGGAGCCGAGGTAGACGTTCGCGTTCGCGGGGTTGCCGAGCGTCTCGACGGTGTTTACGAACGTCCGAACGCCCATCTGGTCGCGGCGGTCCCAGAGCGCGTGGACGACCGGGTTGAAGTTCGGCTGGTAGTAGAAGCCGAAGCCGACGTCGTCCACCATTTCGGCGGACTCCTCGGGCGAGAGATCGGTGCGCACGTCGAGGGCGTCGAGGACGTGCTTGTACGCGTCCTGTTTCTGCGTGGGAACGTGATCTCCAGAGTGCACGACGACGGGTGTGCCTGCGGCCGCGGCGACGACGCCGGCGGCCACGCCGAGTAGCGCGCTTCGCCCCTTGCCGTCGTAGTTCGCGCCGCAGTCCACGGGGTCGGCGTCGGGTTCTGCCGTCTGCACGCTCTCCTCGCGCATCACGTCGACGTACGCGCCGAGTTCCTCGCCGTTGTTGCGCTTCCAGCGGTTCGCCAGCCAGAACGCCCCGAGCGTCGTGGCGTCCGGCTCGCCGTCGAGAATGCGCTCGAACGCCTCCGCTGCTTGCTCGCGACTCATGTCCTCCGCGGACTTCGGCCCCGACCCACAGACCTCGGTCATCAGGCGCTTCAGCGGCCACTCGCCGTGCGCGTCGCTCATACTGGCAGTTCGCTCCGGCGGGCGTAAAGCCCCACGGTTCGGTTCGACGGCACCACCGCGCGGCGTCGCGACGAGTGAACCGACACACAGTAACGACCGGCCTGCCTACCCACGCGCAATGCCCGCGGACGACTGGCGCGAGCGCATCGACGACGTCGACGCGCGCCTCGTCGACGAGTACCAGAGCGACCTCCCGGTCGAGGAGCGGCCGTTCCGGGCGGTCGCCACGGACCTCGGCACCACCGAGGACGACGCGCTCGCTCGCGTCGAGAACCTCCGCGAGATGGGCGTCTTCCGGCGGTTCGGCGCAGTGCTGAATCCGCCCGTCATCGGGAGTTCGACGCTCGCGGCGGTGCAGGCGCCCGAGGACCGCTTCGAGGAGATTGCTGACGTCATCAACGGCTACCGGCAGGTGAACCACAACTACCGGCGCGACCACGACTGGAATCAGTGGTTCGTCGTCACCGCCGCCGACCGCAACGCGCGCGACGCGATTCTCGACGAAATCGAGGAGCGAACGGGGTGTGACGTCCTGAATCTCCCGATGCTCACTGACTACTACATCGACCTGGAGTTCCCGGTCGTCAACGCTGACCGGTTCGCACGCGAATCGGTCGATTCGACCGCCGTCTCGGCCACGCGAATCAGCGAAACGGCAGCGGGCGACCTGACGGAACTCGAGGCCGACCTCCTGCTCGAAATTCAGGACGGGTTCCCGCTCTCGGCAACTCCGTACCGCGACGTCGCCGCGTCCATCGGCGCGGACGTCGAGGACGTACTCGCGGCAGTCGAACGCCTGCTCGCGGACGGGTGCATCAAGCGCGTCGGCTGTGTCGTCAACCACGTCGTCACCGGGTTCGACGCGAACTGCATGGTCGTCTGGGACGTCCCGGACGACGAACTCGACGAACGCGGGGTTGCAGCGGGCGGTCTGCCCTACGTGACGCTGTGCTACCACCGCCCGCGGCGACCCGACCAGGACTGGCCGTACAACCTCTTCACGATGATCCACGGCCGCGAGAGCGACGCCGTCGACGATAAGATAGACGAGCTCGCCACAGAGCACCTCCCCTTCGAGCACGAGCGCCTCTACTCGACTGAGACGCTGAAGCAGACGGGTGCGCAGTACGACGACCTCGTCGGTGAGTGAGTCGCCGTCACCGGCG encodes:
- the crcB gene encoding fluoride efflux transporter CrcB, which produces MDLPLAPAHLVGTGGAIGAVLRYGVGEFVDVEGYPAGTLVVNVLGTFALALLTFANAGADAMLLLGTGVCGSFTTFSSFSVDVVGLAENERYAAAAFHALGNLMGAAVAIGLAWLLAG
- the arsM gene encoding arsenite methyltransferase, whose protein sequence is MTDDTRTTDDSASIDPAEQRAAVRERYGSIASESSSCCGGTADAPSTADAPDDRARDLGYSDDDVDAVEAGANLGLGCGNPTALASMNAGDDVLDLGSGGGFDCFLAGREVGVEGSVVGVDMTPEMVEKARENAAENDAGNVEFRLGEIEHLPVADETVDVVISNCVVNLSPDKPRVFREAYRALRPGGRLAISDVVLTADLPDDVRADPESVAACVAGASPIPDLEAMLADAGFEGVVIEPKDDSESFIREWDAERDLSEYVVSATIEAEKPSA
- the arsN2 gene encoding arsenic resistance N-acetyltransferase ArsN2, coding for MTADVPTVRAAEPEDHDRVVALLNANDLPHRDLQPNEASLLVAVDGGDVVGAGALEPRASSALLRSLVVADSVRGRGYGTALCDALEGHARENGVDELYLLTTSAAGFFRTRGYEAVDRERAPRELRQTSQFTDVCPSTATCMRKPLRE
- a CDS encoding DUF5813 family protein, which codes for MSDAEAAFEDHRHFERTDDGFAPTTNDFEATVALRDDAVSVTVTLPTLDAATTEPVADVVEDGWYETFERRVEDAPGVAIADDVAAPDVERGTDEVTVETRVSGDDDTAADDALALVNYVEGTWFQGIIPGYDYVEEVQAMREQAATQAEGDGQGTPL
- a CDS encoding ArsR/SmtB family transcription factor, encoding MGQQESETESASASGPAAGCCQPASHSLTEDALAADVETLATLGNDTRYEALRLIADAEDDVCVCEIEPALGVSQSAVSQALSRLFSAGLVERRKEGRWRYYTATARAERILSVLDSTRELDDD
- a CDS encoding peptidylprolyl isomerase translates to MTTDATLHTSEGDIEIELYDEKAPRTVENFVNLAEHDPAADADPAPDTTTWEDPDSGETRGDALYNDVQFHRVIEGFMIQGGDPTETGRGGPGYQFDDEFHDDLRHDDAGVLSMANSGPDTNGSQFFITLDAQPHLDDRHAVFGKVTEGMDVVEAIGDVDTDRNDQPKSDVVLESVEIHD
- a CDS encoding ferredoxin; this encodes MADADDAVDPSQFGEADAPPVDEKPYKVIFEANKCFGAGKCAEVSTNWEMDVTSGMAKPVSYFFSEDDLEHNVAAADACPAKKGDGVIHVVDRRTDEEIAPDPHGDGTLSVDW
- the ahbB gene encoding siroheme decarboxylase subunit beta, whose product is MPADDWRERIDDVDARLVDEYQSDLPVEERPFRAVATDLGTTEDDALARVENLREMGVFRRFGAVLNPPVIGSSTLAAVQAPEDRFEEIADVINGYRQVNHNYRRDHDWNQWFVVTAADRNARDAILDEIEERTGCDVLNLPMLTDYYIDLEFPVVNADRFARESVDSTAVSATRISETAAGDLTELEADLLLEIQDGFPLSATPYRDVAASIGADVEDVLAAVERLLADGCIKRVGCVVNHVVTGFDANCMVVWDVPDDELDERGVAAGGLPYVTLCYHRPRRPDQDWPYNLFTMIHGRESDAVDDKIDELATEHLPFEHERLYSTETLKQTGAQYDDLVGE
- a CDS encoding anthranilate phosphoribosyltransferase is translated as MSDAHGEWPLKRLMTEVCGSGPKSAEDMSREQAAEAFERILDGEPDATTLGAFWLANRWKRNNGEELGAYVDVMREESVQTAEPDADPVDCGANYDGKGRSALLGVAAGVVAAAAGTPVVVHSGDHVPTQKQDAYKHVLDALDVRTDLSPEESAEMVDDVGFGFYYQPNFNPVVHALWDRRDQMGVRTFVNTVETLGNPANANVYLGSFYHLAFAKKIVDTVQESERAGFSRVLMFQGMEGYDDVRPGSTTVAEWSEGDELEDFTVETPEHGMDFESDDLAVEDVAADSATITTEVLAGERDDQFADAVALNAALRIYAREDADSIREGLDLARDAIADGSAEDVLADLQSF
- a CDS encoding fluoride efflux transporter FluC; its protein translation is MSRDSLRALEVLALVGVGGFAGANLRYAVASHSLATNLVLATLGRDAVSLAARGLLGTLAVNAVGSLALGFLVYEAVGDSVLSEGSRTVLATGFLSSFTTYSTFAVQTAGVSPPLMVANVAANYLLGFAGVVAGRALATRYGGGA